In the genome of Fusarium fujikuroi IMI 58289 draft genome, chromosome FFUJ_chr02, one region contains:
- a CDS encoding related to glutathione S-transferase PM239X14 yields MSPLTLYTDSRFPCPQRLQLVILELGLDITNIHEVDIIKREQQKPEFLELNPFGAVPCLQDHSHDPVLVLTESRAIARYLADRYGRPDNKLIPDGEVAKAKFEEATSIELTSFDAVANPLAFEAYFKSQFMNQEPKEQVVKDLKVRLERVLRLLDQKLSTQPFMAGEAVTLVDLFYVPYMHYLQDGVWPTLLEAYTNLLAWWNRMKGRASYRQIYVDGNNGIDDA; encoded by the exons ATGTCTCCATTAACACTTTATACTGACAGCCGGTTCCCTTGTCCTCAAAGACTGCAATTGGTAATTCTTGAGTTGGGTCTTGACATCACCAATATCCATGAGGTGGACATTATCAAACGTGAGCAGCAG AAGCCAGAATTCCTCGAACTTAACCCTTTCGGAGCTGTCCCGTGCCTCCAGGACCACTCGCATGATCCAGTTCTTGTTCTGACTGAGTCACGCGCTATTGCTCGATATCTCGCTGATCGATATGGCCGACCGGATAACAAACTCATACCCGATGGTGAAGTTGCAAAGGCAAAGTTCGAAGAAGCAACATCCATCGAATTGACCTCTTTCGATGCTGTTGCTAATCCACTGGCCTTCGAAGCCTACTTTAAATC GCAATTCATGAATCAAGAGCCCAAGGAGCAGGTCGTCAAGGACCTCAAGGTGAGACTTGAACGAGTTCTAAGACTTCTTGATCAAAAGCTCAGCACACAGCCTTTCATGGCTGGCGAG GCTGTAACACTGGTTGACCTTTTTTATGTCCCGTATATGCACTACCTGCAGGATGGAGTTTGGCCTACCCTTCTAGAGGCTTATACAAATCTACTTGCTTGGTGGAACCGGATGAAAGGTCGAGCGTCTTACCGACAGATTTATGTGGATGGAAATAATGGGATCGATGATGCTTAG
- a CDS encoding related to C6 transcription factor: MTTPVTTTPLSEASTATNPVNRPKRVLPLSPDTTRESENRRKASKVSRACDHCKLKKLKCSGTLPCEGCVKRRLDCQYDSLYRRGRPPTPPTVGPQRGSMSSAPPDTNPEQTSSRSTSQGDSGLETAEIEGQFFDPTSNLTFVHRAWKRLAQQTQQTESRPGVLTGAENLQPLMSAGDKPFTTRGDSSLMFVNQPEAFELFNYYFENCVVTYRVLNRQYCQVWFDTVINNVHNGQPLDTGIGHAKAAIVVNILAIASFRQHRISEQASLPGGMSIMSQQSEQYFLQASELTAQETGLPRLESAQARVLQVLYLLQTSRMNQAWYVFGNTVPIVTALGLHRKSTQYRNGGRQPTDYIISECRKRTFWVLYTIDKYLAVVFGRPRFYHDNDVDQELPDSVNDEDMTPQGPSPLEPAMDCHVDSLIFHARIAIIIENVSRQVYSLKKMPPEDRLAAAQGFIQQLHEWRQALPPHLGTVRPSSLIPIFSRQATALKLAYCHAVMHTTRPFLLDHSEDCSPALQACVTQCISAAKLALEIVDGMFSEKSVLFHALWWMPYVTFCALAVVYVWDIQQRSNTTADPGNALLFDLAEKCQNHLARTIAAESASRRYSIIIEELRQEARQGPQHATRPSQAIQCQQESLISSEHESGTSIEELGSMFDDQDETSSGLQSIMNPLSQWQPTDWLDLDSSAFTFFSQLEDSMLY; this comes from the exons ATGACTACCCCAgtaacaacaacaccattgTCCGAAGCATCAACTGCCACAAATCCAGTGAATCGGCCAAAACGTGTTCTGCCTCTATCGCCAGACACAACCCGCGAGTCCGAGAATCGTCGGAAAGCCTCCAAG GTTAGCCGAGCTTGTGATCACTGTaaactcaagaagctcaaatgcTCTGGAACTCTCCCCTGCGAAGGCTGTGTGAAAAGACGGCTGGACTGTCAATATGACTCGCTTTATCGAAGAGGAAGGCCACCGACGCCCCCAACCGTCGGACCACAGCGAGGATCTATGAGTTCTGCCCCTCCTGATACCAATCCTGAACAAACGAGTTCAAGATCCACGTCACAGGGGGACTCTGGGCTTGAAACTGCAGAGATTGAGGGTCAATTCTTTGATCCCACGTCGAATCTGACTTTTGTGCATCGTGCGTGGAAGAGACTGGCGCAGCAGACGCAGCAAACGGAATCGAGACCTGGAGTATTAACAGGTGCGGAGAACCTACAGCCTCTTATGTCTGCGGGTGACAAGCCCTTTACTACAAGGGGTGACTCGAGCTTGATGTTTGTCAATCAGCCAGAAGCATTTGAGCTGTTCAACTACTATTTCGAGAACTGCGTTGTTACATACCGTGTTCTGAACAGACAATACTGCCAGGTATGGTTTGATACGGTCATCAACAATGTCCATAACGGGCAGCCGTTAGACACAGGCATTGGTCATGCAAAAGCCGCGATAGTGGTCAATATTCTTGCTATTGCGAGTTTTCGACAGCACAGAATCTCGGAACAGGCCTCGCTTCCGGGTGGCATGTCTATAATGTCACAGCAGAGCGAGCAGTACTTTCTCCAAGCATCTGAGCTCACTGCCCAAGAGACTGGCCTACCTCGACTGGAATCAGCCCAGGCGCGAGTTTTACAGGTTCTTTATCTCTTGCAAACATCTCGGATGAATCAAGCTTGGTATGTCTTTGGAAATACTGTGCCCATCGTCACGGCGCTTGGTCTGCATCGAAAGTCGACGCAATATCGGAATGGAGGTCGACAGCCCACTGATTACATCATATCTGAGTGTCGGAAGAGAACGTTCTGGGTTCTTTATACCATTGATAAATACCTTGCTGTTGTTTTCGGCAGACCTCGGTTTTATCATGATAACGATGTCGACCAAGAGCTCCCTGACAGTGTCAACGATGAGGACATGACACCGCAAGGACCGTCACCACTGGAGCCCGCCATGGACTGCCATGTTGACTCATTAATCTTTCACGCGAG GATTGCAATAATCATCGAAAATGTATCACGACAGGTTTACTCGCTCAAAAAGATGCCACCCGAAGACCGCCTCGCCGCAGCGCAAGGCTTCATCCAACAACTCCACGAATGgcgtcaagctcttcctccccaTCTCGGTACAGTTCGTCCTTCGAGCCTGATACCGATTTTTTCTCGGCAAGCTACTGCTCTAAAGCTCGCATACTGCCACGCTGTAATGCATACGACACGACCattccttcttgaccattcAGAAGATTGCAGTCCTGCGTTGCAAGCATGCGTGACGCAATGTATAAGCGCAGCCAAGCTCGCACTAGAAATCGTCGACGGCATGTTTTCTGAGAAATCAGTCTTATTTCATGCCTTATGGTGGATGCCTTATGTAACTTTCTGCGCATTAGCAGTGGTGTACGTATGGGACATTCAACAAAGGAGCAATACAACCGCTGATCCTGGTAATGCACTGCTGTTCGACCTCGCAGAGAAATGTCAGAACCATCTGGCACGAACTATCGCTGCTGAGTCCGCTAGTCGTAgatacagcatcatcattgagGAACTACGGCAAGAAGCAAGACAAGGGCCACAGCATGCTACAAGGCCATCACAGGCGATTCAATGTCAGCAGGAGTCACTCATCTCGAGCGAGCATGAGTCGGGTACGAGTATAGAAGAGTTGGGGTCAATGTTTGATGATCAGGATGAAACGAGTTCAGGGCTGCAGTCTATCATGAATCCATTGAGTCAGTGGCAGCCGACTGACTGGTTGGATCTAGACTCCTCG GCTTTCACTTTCTTCTCTCAACTTGAAGACTCAATGCTCTACTAG
- a CDS encoding related to dihydrodipicolinate synthase has product MSFDLKGLVPAPVTPFTKDGKVDYDAIQRLGSWLGSIDGVKGLVVLGHAGEGTFLTQQEQVDTIKAFVKSVDNKIPIIAGITGEGTEVAALEAKRAKEAGAQAGLLYPSHGWLRFGYQPGAPQDRYKVVYEVSKLPLILFQYPDNTKATYNLQTLLGIAAQPGVIAMKNGVRNMRRWDTEIPVFRRERPNVPVLTCHDEYLLHTAFDVDGMLVGYGGIAPEPLLELIKAGKAKDYAKAREIHDLLLPVTKAVYHRGSHMEGTVALKHALVARGILSHATVRSPLLPLPDGAEEEIHAAISSATLKKVA; this is encoded by the coding sequence ATGTCTTTCGATCTCAAAGGCCTCGTCCCCGCTCCCGTCACCCCCTTCACCAAGGATGGCAAAGTCGACTACGACGCCATCCAGCGTCTGGGTTCTTGGCTCGGCAGCATCGACGGCGTCAAGGGTCTCGTTGTTCTAGGCCACGCCGGAGAAGGAACCTTCCTCACCCAGCAAGAACAGGTCGACACCATCAAGGCCTTTGTCAAGTCCGTCGACAACAAGATCCCCATCATCGCCGGCATCACCGGCGAGGGCACTGAAGTCGCCGCCCTAGAGGCCAAGCGTGCCAAAGAGGCTGGTGCCCAGGCTGGTCTCTTGTACCCCTCGCACGGATGGCTGCGCTTTGGATACCAGCCTGGTGCGCCTCAGGATCGCTACAAGGTCGTCTATGAGGTCTCGAAGCTGCCTCTGATCCTGTTCCAGTATCCTGATAACACCAAGGCTACATACAACCTCCAGACTCTTCTCGGCATTGCGGCTCAACCTGGTGTCATCGCCATGAAGAACGGCGTTCGCAACATGCGACGCTGGGATACCGAGATCCCTGTCTTCCGCCGTGAGCGTCCCAACGTTCCCGTCCTTACATGCCACGACGAGTACCTTCTCCACACCGCCTTTGACGTGGACGGTATGCTTGTCGGGTATGGTGGTATTGCCCCTGAGCCTCTTCTGGAGCtgatcaaggctggcaaggcTAAGGACTACGCTAAGGCGAGGGAGATTCATGATCTGCTTCTCCCTGTTACCAAGGCTGTTTACCACCGGGGTTCGCATATGGAGGGTACTGTTGCGCTGAAGCATGCGCTTGTTGCTAGGGGTATTTTGTCACATGCTACTGTGCGATCGCCTTTGTTGCCTCTTCCTGATGgagctgaggaggagattcATGCTGCTATCTCATCAGCGACCCTTAAGAAGGTTGCTTAA
- a CDS encoding related to putative tartrate transporter — translation MATQTQDIEREFSRDEKSGIMHNEHAQGGLSQEDADFLNNFPEERKKAIIRKVDWRLIPMLVLLYLIAYLDKTNIGNAKIEGMTVDLHLKGIEYNIVTAIFFIPFVLCEVPSNMILHKFKRPSWYMGGIVFCWGVIMTLTALVQNYAGLLAIRFLLGIFEAGFLPGAILIISNWYLPNETQTRIAILYTSAATGGAFSGLLAFAIAKMDGMAGLEGWRWIFLIEGLFTVVVAIMCVFLLCDSPALSTRWLDADEIRYLELRQLARRATVPMDYKENDHFNLRLFKDILMDYKIWLLFFANWSNAVPNYAMKFTMPTILTGMGYTSSDAQLMTIPPYAIGAISAYLFAIFADNNIEDNIAVCYFAVCLACFGQSLTIASMYPILPGVNAWNVANTPDPAKRSVNIGLLVCVGNIGGLIGSYIYLAREAPRYPTGYGTSLAFGLAGVVAVLLLETLLKRGNAKKAKMTEEEIRQRYTDDDLVRMGEKSPLFKYAL, via the exons ATGGCAACTCAGACTCAAGATATCGAACGCGAGTTTTCGCGTGATGAAAAGTCCGGGATCATGCATAATGAGCACGCCCAGGGTGGGTTgtctcaagaagatgctgattTCTTGAATAACTTTCctgaggagaggaagaaggccaTTATTCGAAAAGTCGAT TGGCGATTGATTCCTATGCTTGTTCTCCTGTATCTTATCGCATACTTGGACAAGACCAACATTG GAAATGCCAAGATTGAAGGCATGACTGTTGACTTGCACCTCAAGGGCATCGAGTACAACATCGTCaccgccatcttcttcatcccctTTGTCCTCTGCGAAGTCCCTTCCAACATGATCCTCCACAAGTTCAAGAGGCCATCGTGGTACATGGGAGGCATCGTCTTTTGCTGGGGTGTCATCATGACTCTTACTGCCTTGGTCCAGAACTACGCTGGACTTTTGGCCATTCGATTCCTACTTGGTATTTTTGA GGCCGGTTTCCTCCCCGGTgcaatcctcatcatctcaaaCTGGTACCTCCCCAACGAGACGCAAACCCGAATCGCAATCCTCTACACATCAGCTGCAACAGGCGGTGCCTTTTCCGGCCTTTTGGCCttcgccatcgccaagatgGACGGCATGGCAGGTCTGGAAGGCTGGCGATGGATCTTCCTTATCGAAGGACTCTTcaccgtcgtcgtcgccaTAATGtgcgtcttcctcctctgcgACTCGCCAGCCCTCTCCACACGCTGGCTCGACGCCGATGAGATTCGATATCTTGAACTCCGACAGCTTGCCCGCCGGGCTACAGTCCCAATGGACTATAAGGAGAACGACCACTTTAATCTCCGTCTATTCAAGGATATCCTCATGGATTACAAGATTtggctcttgttctttgcGAACTGGTCGAATGCCGTGCCCAACTATGCTATGAAGTTCACTATGCCTACTATCCTGACAGGTATGGGATATACGTCTTCTGATGCGCAGTTGATGACTATCCCTCCTTATGCTATTGGAGCCATTTCGGCTTATTTGTTTGCCATCTTTGCGGATAA CAACATCGAGGACAACATTGCTGTTTGTTACTTTGCCGTCTGTCTCGCATGCTTCGG TCAATCGCTAACGATTGCCAGCATGTATCCCATTCTCCCTGGTGTCAACGCCTGGAACGTCGCCAACACGCCCGATCCCGCCAAGCGATCCGTCAACATTGGCCTTCTCGTCTGTGTCGGCAACATCGGCGGCCTCATCGGCTCTTACATCTACCTCGCGCGTGAAGCTCCCCGTTACCCGACCGGTTACGGAACTTCTCTGGCTTTTGGTttggctggtgttgttgcAGTTTTGTTGCTAGAGACTCTTCTCAAGAGAGGCAATGCTAAGAAGGCGAAGAtgactgaggaagagatccgGCAGAGATATACGGATGACGATCTTGTTCGCATGGGAGAGAAGAGCCCATTGTTCAAGTATGCTCTGTAG
- a CDS encoding related to C6 transcription factor, whose amino-acid sequence MSTIQQSPSRSANKTPSPTSNVRSRRSHTKSRHGCLGCKQRRKKCDEQRPQCSRCLDKDIPCEYPRQKSRALRSPTQQDNSWTQLQSLTIPSPHYARSASAGLSTSDLSPGLSPYLAPSPSFTLLPPETPLPSVDLGAAELELFSYYLSHTARSLAYDDDDLYALQVGFPNLAFRSKPLMSSILALAAVRKCHDLISQPLQSIDKSQVRHLLALADEHHRVSLRQTRADIPIANHYDHVVANAPLMVLYATANHAVRIHVAKTLDEGRSTSVLPVQLHWMTLIRAAHLAYTGLLHSTKDFGFLEDFTASPPDIKLSSQSTNGLVPLGENGPTPQTEQLLMPIIAATSGSALEKLRGRAQALEFAAHLKPSWESPGDDTELQACLVALEALNSIVNELFHPDQSAYTDSQQPDLEAGWAALSQLSDVSPWLRSYMARVTFSTPPKPLRRTIMWFLNRVPSEFLSIVESVLDNIPTSPDSIPDEGIQCDSDVFETTRLAMDIFSHWLVLVMLLDGVWWIGGIGACELGRIVKYTSRKNFFGEYSGMEAWWPRSMLNIAMEIGSQS is encoded by the exons ATGTCTACGATTCAGCAATCACCGTCGCGTAGTGCGAATAAAACACCAAGTCCGACTTCGAATGTTAGATCGAGAAGATCGCATACAAAGTCTAGACATGGATGCTTGGGGTGTAAACAGCGACGAAAGAAG TGTGATGAGCAGAGGCCTCAGTGTTCACGATGTCTCGATAAAGACATCCCATGTGAATACCCTCGTCAGAAATCTCGTGCATTGAGATCACCTACTCAACAAGACAATTCATGGACTCAGCTCCAGTCCCTCACCATTCCATCGCCACACTACGCCCGCTCAGCAAGCGCAGGTCTCTCGACCTCAGATCTCTCACCGGGCTTATCTCCCTATCTGGCTCCAAGTCCCAGTTTCACTCTCCTCCCTCCAGAAACCCCCCTTCCATCCGTTGATCTCGGCGCCGCAGAGCTTGAACTCTTTAGCTACTATCTCTCCCACACAGCGCGCTCTCTAGCctacgatgacgatgatctcTATGCTTTGCAGGTTGGCTTCCCGAACTTGGCTTTCAGAAGTAAACCCCTCATGAGCTCCATCCTCGCTCTCGCAGCGGTACGGAAATGCCACGATTTGATATCCCAGCCTTTGCAGAGCATTGACAAGAGTCAAGTTAGGCATTTGCTTGCTCTTGCGGATGAACATCATAGGGTGTCACTTCGTCAGACGAGGGCTGATATTCCAATTGCTAATCATTACGATCACGTTGTTGCGAATGCCCCTCTTATGGTTCTCTATGCAACGGCGAACCATGCTGTGAGAATTCACGTCGCAAAGACGCTGGATGAAGGACGGAGTACGAGTGTTCTGCCTGTGCAATTACATTGGATGACGCTTATTCGCGCGGCACACTTGGCTTATACAGGTCTTTTACACTCAACCAAAGATTTCGGGTTCTTGGAGGACTTTACGGCTAGTCCGCCTGATATCAAATTGAGTAGCCAGTCAACTAATGGGCTGGTTCCTTTGGGCGAGAATGGGCCTACGCCTCAGACAGAGCAACTTCTCATGCCTATCATCGCAGCGACTTCTGGCTCAGCGCTAGAGAAGTTGAGAGGAAGAGCGCAGGCTTTGGAGTTTGCCGCGCACTTGAAGCCATCTTGGGAGTCACCAGGTGACGACACAGAACTCCAAGCTTGTCTTGTAGCTCTCGAAGCGTTGAATAGTATCGTGAATGAGCTCTTTCACCCAGACCAGAGCGCTTATACGGATTCTCAACAACCTGATCTCGAAGCTGGTTGGGCTGCGTTGAGTCAACTCTCAGATGTCTCGCCCTGGCTTCGAAGTTACATGGCGCGCGTAACATTCTCGACACCACCCAAACCCCTCCGCCGAACGATAATGTGGTTCCTGAACCGAGTCCCCAGCGAATTTCTCAGCATCGTCGAGTCGGTTCTTGATAACATTCCCACGAGCCCTGATAGTATTCCCGACGAGGGTATTCAGTGTGATAGCGACGTCTTTGAGACAACGAGACTTGCTATGGATATCTTCTCGCATTGGCTTGTCTTGGTTATGCTGTTAGATGGTGTTTGGTGGATTGGAGGTATTGGGGCTTGTGAGTTGGGTAGGATAGTGAAGTATACGAGTAGGAAGAATTTCTTTGGGGAGTATTCGGGGATGGAGGCGTGGTGGCCTAGGAGTATGCTTAATATTGCTATGGAGATAGGAAGTCAGTCCTAG